agggTATATGGAGCATATACCAATGCACTCTCTAAAACTGCACCACTTCTTTACatcatcttcaaaaataaattttaaaaaatggattgaagaattcaatgtgagacctgaaaccataaaaatcctagaagagaacacaggcagtaacttctctgataTTGGCTTTAGCAACTTCTTTCAGAAGAATCTCCggaaacaagggaaacaaaagcaaaaataaactattgggactacataaaaagacaaagcttctgcagagtgaaggaaacagtcaacaactaaaaggcaacttctggaatgggacaagatatttgcaaatgacatacccagtaaagggttagtatccaaaatatataaagaactgaaacaattcaacatacaaataataaataacattaaaaatgggcagaatacataaatagacatttttccaaagaagacatctagctGGCCAAAAGACCCATGAAAAGACGCTCCACATCACTcattatcaaggaaatgcaaatcagaactacaatgaTATATCAACTTGCACTTgtaagaatgactaaaataacaataaaagaaacagcAGCGGGGCGCCTGTgtgttgggctgctgccttcggctcaggtcatgatctcagggtcctgggatagagtcccgcatcgggctctctgctcagtggggagcctgcttcccttcctctctctctgcctgcctctctgcctacttgtgatctctctctgtcaaataaataaataaaatctttaaaaaaaaaagaaagaaagaaacagcaggcattggtgaggatgtggagaaatggatcCCTCTTGCACCATtgctagaaatgtaaaatggtacagccattctggaaaacactatggacgttcctcaaaaagttaaaaatagaagtacccaaTGATATAGCACTATTAGTTATGTGCACAAAGATtagaaaaatactaattaaaagggATACATGCTTCTCAGTGCTTATCTGCAATAGTCAAATAATAGAAACAACCCACGTGTCCATTGACTGATCAATGGAGTAAGAAGATATGATATATAGGTACAGATaaagatgtagatatagataaaatgaaatatttctcagtcataaaacagaatgaatcctgccatttgtaatgacatagaTAAGGAGAgagttatgttaagtgaaataagttgctcaaagaagataaatatcatatgaattcattcacatgtggaacttaagaaaaaaaacaaataagcaaagggggaaaaaagagacagagaaaggcaaaccaagaaacagacacttaaatatagagaacaaaaagtggttaccagaagggaggtgactggggggatgggttaaaaaaaagatgggaattaaggagtgtactttttgtgatgagcactgggcgttacttggaggtgttgaatcactataccgtacatctgaaactaatattacattgtatgttctctaattggaatttaagtaaaattttaagaagagaatTTACGGATTCATAACAGAATGTCAGGAACACCAAAAATGCACTATGCatgcatttatttcaaaattcattttcaaaaccCACTCTGGGCATAGCCATTTTTTACTAGTGTGTCAGTAGAACGATCAGTGCTGTGTATGCAGTAACCATCACACAAAGAGTTATTCCCTCCACTAATCAGAAAATTCCAGATTACTGTCCTTCACTTTTCCCAAAACAATCATACAAAGGAAGGATTCTTCAGAAGTCATTGCTTTCACTGTCAAATAATAGTCATTATGTTAGTGGTTTATTCAAGAGTGTATTATGGAAATGTCTGTGATACCCTTGAGGGCAGTGGGTCAGAATGCTTAAAAAAAGCCCTAAGTCATCTTTCCAGGCACCAGTGCCATAGCAGCCCTGAGCATAATTCAGGAGCTGGCTGTCTTACTTTTCCCATTTTCATTCCCAACATCCTGAGGTAAATAGGCTTGTCTAGAGTCCTCAAAGTACTTAGAAATCTGCTTTTTAAGAAGAACTTTTGCATCACTCGCCACAGTCTCAAGGACAAAATTTTGAAGGTAGAAAATCTTGTTAAAGTAAATACCAGAGGCAATGGGTCCACCACTAACAGAGCAGAAATTTTCCACATATCTCCACAGTTTTTCTCCTAAGGATTTCTCATCCTTCTCAGCTGATAGCAAATGGGGAAAATTAAGGTTTTCCTTGAGTTTCTCCACTGATACGTCCAAGTCCTTGGCTATCATTTTCAGGGATGAGTCATCCAGCCCAAAGTAAACCCTGTAGAGGGTTAAAGTGTCCTTTAAAGTCTCCATATCTTTATCACTGATGTAACCCATCATAGGGACAAAGGCTGATGCTCCAGCCCTCATGGCCTCCAGCCAGACCTTCTTTCTCAGGGATTCCCTCTTTCCGTCAATAGTGGCCTCAGTAATATTTGGCAGGTATTGCATAAAGATGTGGCGCTTATGCTCTGGGAGGTCCCTCACAAGGGTACTGTCCAGCCTTGGGAAATCATAGTTAGCCAATTGAAAGCTGGAGATTAGGAAGACCTGAGGATCACTCACATTGGCCTTTTTAAGGTTATTCACACAGTCATTGTGGATCTTTTCCAGGATTTCTTGTTCATTAAATTTGTTGGGatgaaacatttttatgttatgtaaatCACAGTCTATTTTAGTTCGAACAAAGTAgaaattcttcttcatttttttaattgctgagcACAGTTGTGCATCACTGGTTTTGAAGCGGGTAGCAGAGATGATGATAAAGAAGTCATACTccctaaatttcattttctccagaTATTCATGAGGTGGAAATTTAAAGGGCCCTATGCCAGGCAGTTCCCATAATGTCACATTGGGAAGCTTTGGGTGttcatatttctttctctccatgGTAATCCCTATAAAACCAGCAGGGGCAGCCCCTTCCTCCTCATTCCCCAAACGTCGTATGGCATTGATGAAGCTGGACTTCCCTGTCCCAGTCTCCCCAATCACAGCAATGCTCAGTGGGGCATTATTGATATCTCTTAATGCATTATTGATGACAGAACCCGCACTCTGAAGGTCCCCCGCTTTCAGGCTTGATTGAATTGAATTGATGGCTTCCTGAGAGATGATTTTGCTTTCCATCTTGAAGTCCTTATAAAACTTCTCAAAGCTGGAGAGCATATCACCACCATGAGAGGGTTGGGAAGAGGAGGACTGACCCATGGCTGGAGCAGGAGAAGGCACTATGGGGAGaatagaagagggaaggaaaaatagttAGCATAACAAGGGGTGGCTTGGACTGTGCTCTTAGAAACAGTATAACATCAGTCCTGGCCACAACATTGTATCCTGcagcccttctctttctttccagacATTGTGTAGACTTCTGACCTGGATGTAAAATTTGCTCTTGATCAGTCTCTTCCCTTATCTTGAAAAGTCCTTCTTCTTTAAGATACTCTTCATTCTTACAGACTAATTTCAAAGCCTGATTCTTTTATCCAAACTTTCCTGTCCACATTATTCTTTGtttatcttgctttatttttctctatttataatGCTATGAAAATAATACTTCTTCATGGTGGCAAATCTAAGAAGACAGCACCAGCTCTTACCCTCACACCCCTTCCCACCTGTTCTGTGGGACCCTCCAGAAAATCCACTTCTGATAACCTTAAACATCACCATGAGACCTTGGTTCTCACATGAGGTAGCTAAATAAGGATGAGTGGCTCCTTCCCTTCTCAGAAAAGATACCGTATATTTTTCATTAGgagatagaaatttttaaatattggaaatGTGTTAAAGGagttctttttgtatttctgGGAGTAGATACAGCAGGGGGCATGGATCCCCATGCTCTAAAAAGTCATGCTGGACTATCCACCCAGGACTTGCTATGAACCACCCTAACTGTCCTGAGACCCCACGCACCACCTGCATCATGCTTGGGTGTAAAAGGGGACAGAAACCCTATGGGAGAGATAAGTCACCTGGAGGACTGACTGATCTATAAAGTGGAATTGATGGGAAAGGTGGTGTGAGCAAAAACTGAAGCAGGAGTTGAGTGGAATGTTTTAAGATGTCAGCCATGATGAGGAGGTCCTTCTGTCAGCTTGCCTGCTGGCAATCAAATGGTGCTGGATCTGCAGTCCTGGACCTATCTGATCATGAAGGATTATAATACCTTGAGCTGTGGAAACCAAGGAAATCATATACACAGGACTAAATGGAATGTGAAATATCTGTAAACTCTCTCCTATGAAGACTGGAAAATGTAGAAATTCACATTGTCTGGCTAGAGAAGACAATAAACACATGCCTCCCTGGATGAGACTGGTTGAAAAATGAAGAAGGGGTGTCCAGAAAACGGGGCCCTTTTAAGGTTTCTGGGCTGAAAACAGCCAGATTCTCATTTTGGTTCA
This genomic interval from Neovison vison isolate M4711 chromosome 1, ASM_NN_V1, whole genome shotgun sequence contains the following:
- the LOC122915529 gene encoding T-cell-specific guanine nucleotide triphosphate-binding protein 2-like; amino-acid sequence: MGQSSSSQPSHGGDMLSSFEKFYKDFKMESKIISQEAINSIQSSLKAGDLQSAGSVINNALRDINNAPLSIAVIGETGTGKSSFINAIRRLGNEEEGAAPAGFIGITMERKKYEHPKLPNVTLWELPGIGPFKFPPHEYLEKMKFREYDFFIIISATRFKTSDAQLCSAIKKMKKNFYFVRTKIDCDLHNIKMFHPNKFNEQEILEKIHNDCVNNLKKANVSDPQVFLISSFQLANYDFPRLDSTLVRDLPEHKRHIFMQYLPNITEATIDGKRESLRKKVWLEAMRAGASAFVPMMGYISDKDMETLKDTLTLYRVYFGLDDSSLKMIAKDLDVSVEKLKENLNFPHLLSAEKDEKSLGEKLWRYVENFCSVSGGPIASGIYFNKIFYLQNFVLETVASDAKVLLKKQISKYFEDSRQAYLPQDVGNENGKSKTASS